A genomic stretch from Penicillium digitatum chromosome 4, complete sequence includes:
- a CDS encoding Alpha/beta hydrolase fold-1, which produces MATDYPVSYSSWNDSGLPSIVLIHGAFVSGNWWNLVVPYLSTRYHVLAPDLPGHGQSTQEEFSVQSAADFLAQLIRDKASDSHAHVVGHSLGARIAIQLACAYPDLVQSVFVSGFMSIPRTGFTPYIPRAVWMMQRIENLIPRSVIRWAMNGTDLPRYTSASTLQLCQQIMTPSTELQWPSPWTARTLIVVAAKGGLVPSGDSKEVGVRLMKTGREGNPMTIAYVHSEMRHPWNRQNPRLFADTAMAWIEGEPMPDGFEKLVHE; this is translated from the coding sequence ATGGCAACTGATTACCCAGTCTCCTATTCAAGCTGGAACGACAGTGGACTCCCGTCTATCGTTCTGATCCACGGTGCGTTTGTATCTGGCAATTGGTGGAACCTCGTGGTCCCCTATCTCTCAACCAGATATCACGTTTTGGCCCCCGACCTACCAGGCCACGGCCAATCGACCCAAGAAGAATTCTCAGTTCAGTCTGCCGCGGATTTCCTAGCCCAACTTATTCGCGACAAAGCGAGTGACTCACACGCACACGTTGTAGGACACAGTCTCGGTGCCCGAATAGCCATTCAGCTCGCATGTGCCTATCCCGACTTGGTGCAATCAGTCTTTGTATCAGGATTCATGTCAATCCCTCGTACCGGCTTCACACCTTACATTCCCCGTGCGGTATGGATGATGCAGCGTATCGAAAATTTGATACCGAGGTCGGTGATTCGATGGGCTATGAACGGTACCGATCTTCCTCGCTACACAAGCGCAAGCACGCTTCAGCTTTGCCAACAGATCATGACCCCTTCAACGGAATTGCAATGGCCGTCGCCTTGGACTGCTAGAACTTTGATTGTGGTTGCTGCCAAGGGAGGACTAGTGCCCAGTGGTGATAGCAAGGAGGTTGGTGTGAGGTTGATGAAGACTGGCCGCGAGGGAAATCCTATGACGATCGCTTACGTCCATTCGGAAATGCGACATCCATGGAATCGACAAAACCCGCGGCTCTTTGCGGATACTGCTATGGCTTGGATTGAAGGGGAACCTATGCCTGATGGGTTTGAAAAGCTGGTGCATGAATGA
- a CDS encoding DUF1212 domain membrane protein, translated as MSDAQEKFAPIPPPSAEIAETDRVEDKDHNADNTEVLHPDETSLKPSISTSQRWRTASQRVRNRAATIAEKLGRPHEREADGLDSPMLPEYYGATDDIQGFEARKATDEEARLPRADYDSQARLLVERMGSQFEARPPRMEEPRSGSTTPGTPDGMATPGGPPGGLLSQLLRVYANNLHNASRMSVVSTTSETDPEIESIPASGTVTPGGKKDKLKWYNGSQKKPTHSYTSSLINASMDLGRVGVPGATGPPPVNHKERKKQKRKSKKNIKLTVHIAAILARQQYIMQLCRALMKYGAPTHRLEEYMMMTSNVLDIKAQFMYIPGCMIMSFDDPLTRTAEVKIIRVVQGLDLSRLAETHNIYKNVVHDLVGVEQATHDLDDIMLRKPRYNRWLLIFLTGCASVTVGPYAFSARPVDLPIIFVLGCLVGFMQYVVAPNSATYSNVLEVTAAVLTSFLARAFGSIRHNGDHVFCFSAMAQSSIAMILPGFAVLSSSLELQSHQMNAGSIRLVFTIIYSLFLGYGVTVGTTIYGLMDHNATKESTCSNLPEVWGNEYIQHFPFVALFCLFAALINQSKPKQLPVTIFMGVCGYVTNYFSTKKLGSNQVANTVGAFTIGLLANLYSRLWHGHAAAAIIPGIFTLVPSGLASSGSIISGLEYAEAVASGHVSSSTTSATSNSSLTSLGYGMIQTAIGISVGLFISALIVYPHGKKRSGIFSL; from the coding sequence ATGTCGGATGCGCAGGAAAAGTTCGCGCCGATCCCTCCGCCGTCTGCGGAGATAGCCGAGACGGATCGAGTTGAAGACAAGGATCACAATGCCGATAACACAGAAGTTCTTCACCCGGATGAGACCAGCCTGAAGCCTAGTATCTCGACTTCCCAAAGATGGCGAACAGCAAGCCAGCGGGTTCGCAATCGGGCTGCCACAATAGCAGAGAAGCTCGGTCGACCCCACGAAAGAGAGGCTGATGGCTTGGATTCACCCATGTTACCAGAGTACTATGGAGCAACCGACGATATCCAAGGATTCGAGGCACGCAAGGCAACCGACGAGGAAGCTCGGCTCCCCAGAGCAGACTATGATTCACAAGCTCGGCTCTTGGTGGAACGAATGGGGTCACAGTTCGAGGCACGGCCTCCACGCATGGAAGAACCCCGTTCCGGTTCGACAACCCCAGGAACTCCAGATGGGATGGCAACACCTGGTGGACCACCTGGAGGACTCCTGTCACAATTGCTTCGTGTCTACGCCAATAATCTTCATAATGCCAGTCGGATGAGTGTTGTCTCTACGACTTCGGAAACCGACCCGGAAATCGAAAGCATCCCAGCATCCGGCACAGTAACCCCAGGTGGAAAGAAAGACAAATTGAAATGGTACAACGgcagccaaaaaaaaccaaccCACAGCTATACTTCCTCCCTCATCAATGCATCCATGGATTTGGGTCGGGTTGGGGTGCCCGGCGCCACGGGTCCTCCACCTGTGAATCATAAAGAAcgaaagaagcaaaagcgcaAGAGCAAAAAGAACATCAAGCTCACCGTCCACATTGCCGCTATCCTTGCCCGCCAACAGTACATTATGCAGCTGTGCCGCGCTCTCATGAAGTACGGTGCTCCAACCCACCGCCTCGAGGAGTACATGATGATGACCTCCAACGTACTGGACATCAAAGCCCAGTTCATGTACATCCCGGGCTGTATGATCATGTCCTTTGACGACCCGCTAACCCGCACTGCCGAGGTCAAGATCATCCGCGTCGTGCAGGGTCTTGACCTTTCCCGTCTCGCAGAGACACACAACATCTACAAAAACGTCGTCCATGACTTGGTCGGCGTCGAACAAGCAACCCACGACCTCGACGATATCATGCTGCGCAAACCGCGCTACAACCGCTGGCTCCTCATCTTTTTAACTGGCTGTGCCAGCGTCACCGTCGGTCCATACGCCTTCAGCGCCCGCCCCGTCGACCTCCCTATCATCTTCGTCCTAGGTTGTCTAGTAGGTTTCATGCAGTACGTGGTCGCACCAAATTCGGCAACCTACTCCAACGTGCTAGAAGTCACTGCCGCGGTCCTCACCTCCTTCCTCGCGCGCGCGTTCGGCAGCATTCGGCACAACGGCGACCAcgtcttctgcttctcggcCATGGCGCAGTCCTCCATCGCCATGATCCTACCGGGCTTCGCCGTGCTGAGCAGTAGTCTCGAGTTGCAGTCGCATCAGATGAACGCGGGCTCGATCCGCCTCGTCTTTACCATTATCTACTCACTCTTCCTCGGGTACGGCGTTACCGTCGGTACGACGATCTACGGGCTGATGGACCATAACGCTACGAAGGAGTCGACTTGTTCGAATCTGCCGGAGGTCTGGGGGAACGAATACATCCAGCACTTCCCCTTTGTCGCGCTGTTTTGTCTCTTCGCTGCGCTGATCAATCAGTCCAAGCCGAAACAACTGCCGGTTACGATCTTCATGGGGGTCTGTGGCTACGTCACGAATTACTTTAGCACGAAAAAGCTCGGCTCGAATCAGGTCGCTAACACTGTGGGCGCGTTCACCATTGGCCTTCTGGCTAATCTGTATAGTCGATTGTGGCATGGGCATGCGGCTGCTGCTATTATTCCGGGTATCTTTACCCTGGTCCCGTCGGGTCTTGCGTCTAGTGGATCGATCATTTCAGGACTGGAGTATGCCGAGGCGGTTGCATCTGGTCATGTCTCCAGTAGTACGACCAGTGCGACATCTAATAGCTCGCTTACTTCGCTGGGATATGGGATGATCCAGACAGCCATTGGTATTTCCGTTGGGCTGTTTATCTCTGCTTTGATTGTTTACCCGCacgggaagaagaggagtGGGATCTTCAGTTTGTAG
- a CDS encoding Cupin, RmlC-type, with protein sequence MVPFVPYHSSAGYPDRPKGPPPHFHQFQTEYFRVENGVLAISVDGAIRRITPEDGEISVKAGSVHNFFIDPDPPESMTVYPSASDSGNDRQLDRIFFENGYGYWHDALLHNGGIDWIQFLAVIIDPERTMSLAFG encoded by the exons ATGGTTCCATTTGTGCCCTACCACTCCTCGGCCGGCTA TCCTGATCGACCAAAGGGCCCGCCACCGCATTTTCACCAGTTCCAAACCGAGTACTTCCGCGTCGAGAATGGGGTACTCGCCATCTCAGTGGACGGGGCCATCCGCCGCATCACCCCAGAAGATGGCGAGATCTCAGTCAAGGCGGGAAGTGTGCATAACTTCTTCATTGATCCAGATCCCCCCGAGAGCATGACTGTTTACCCGAGTGCATCAGACTCCGGAAACGACCGTCAGCTCGATCGGATCTTCTTCGAAAATGGGTACGGCTACTGGCACGATGCATTGTTGCACAATGGAGGGATTGACTGGATTCAGTTCCTCGCGGTGATCATCGATCCTGAGCGCACAATGTCCCTTGCCTTCGGCTGA
- a CDS encoding NAD+ dependent glutamate dehydrogenase, putative: MSSPVTTPQSETPNGNGTSLPSRPQPKLFASQDGSSGAGTPIGFQRYPPHNKHLDHAVGSALRQPSPQPTHLGIPGTPHRVLSEEDPGYIAATFEGKQKQMEQVMDILEEKGFFPSDFVISETTWFYNKLGIDDTYFQTESVDAIVTQILSLYAAKVAAYARDDKQLEIRLDKEAEDHAVYIDTSRPGTVSVNGPRYEQRIDEKYINHSKGANSYRVETFRSPSTLPGENGQQLRCYFVYKCQFAHPTPSPNETNIDIIGEKRFLQKATPNTKAIYQEIIATAVGRSGPVIEMFEIERSREKRLVIAYRQGSAMGLFSALSDLYHYYRLTSSRKYLENFSNGITVISLYLRPSDDSEISAKFPPIEAAIHQIMKEVSLLYCIPQNRFQGHFATGRLSLQETIYAHCAWVFVQQFLNRLGSEYTSLAALLDSNNSVHAELLSKIKKRLRTETFTADYIFEIINKYPELIHKLYLDFANTHYVQTRDSGDDFLPTLSYLRLQVDEVLDGAKLKQLIRGTALNEHDEMVMTSFRVFNSSILKTNFFTTTKVALSFRLKPDFLPEHEYPQPLYGMFLVISSEFRGFHLRFRDIARGGIRIVKSRNSEAYNINVRSLFDENYNLANTQQRKNKDIPEGGAKGVILLDADHQDKARVAFEKYIDSILDLLLPPVSPGIKDPIVDLHGKDEILFMGPDENTAELVNWATEHARGRGAPWWKSFFTGKSPKLGGIPHDAYGMTTLSVRQYVLGIQRKLNIDPATQLKLQTGGPDGDLGSNEILLSNERYGAIVDGSGVIYDPNGLNHEELLRLAKKRAMIAEFDMTKLSPEGYRVLVDEKNIKLPSGEVVHNGMIFRNTYHLRSQEKFDVFVPCGGRPESIDLASVGKLIRDNKSIIPFIVEGANLFITQDAKLRLEKAGCILYKDASANKGGVTSSSLEVLASLSFNDEEFVENMCIREDGTVPEFYKAYVRDVQEVIESNAALEFEAIWREHEQTGVLRSVLSDRLSLAITKLDEELQMTELWDNVALRRSVLSDALPRRLLEKIGLETILERVPENYLRAIFGSYLASRFVYEYGNQPSQFSFFDFMTKRMAKLHS, from the exons ATGTCGTCTCCCGTAACTACCCCACAGTCGGAGACTCCCAATGGCAATGGCACGAGCTTGCCTTCTCGTCCTCAGCCGAAGCTCTTTGCGAGCCAGGATGGAAGCTCCGGCGCTGGCACCCCCATCGGTTTCCAGCGCTATCCCCCCCACAACAAGCACTTAGACCATGCCGTTGGAAGTGCTTTGCGACAACCATCCCCGCAGCCCACTCACTTGGGCATTCCCGGTACCCCGCACCGTGTGCTCTCCGAGGAAGACCCGGGCTACATTGCGGCTACCTTTGAGGGCAAGCAGAAACAAATGGAACAAG TTATGGACATATTGGAGGAGAAGGGCTTCTTCCCTAGTGACTTTGTCATCTCCGAAACCACCTGGTTCTACAACAAGCTTGGCATCGACGATACCTACTTCCAGACCGAATCCGTGGATGCCATTGTGACTCAGATCCTATCCCTCTATGCCGCCAAAGTTGCCGCGTACGCCCGCGATGATAAACAGCTGGAGATTCGTCTAGACAAAGAGGCCGAGGACCATGCCGTCTACATCGATACCAGCAGGCCCGGTACCGTTTCTGTCAACGGTCCACGCTACGAGCAACGTATTGACGAGAAATACATCAACCACTCCAAGGGGGCCAACAGCTACCGCGTGGAGACCTTCCGCTCGCCTAGCACTCTGCCTGGCGAAAACGGCCAGCAGCTCCGCTGCTACTTTGTGTACAAGTGCCAGTTCGCCCACCCCACCCCATCACCGAATGAGACCAACATCGATATCATTGGTGAGAAGCGTTTCCTGCAGAAGGCCACTCCCAACACCAAGGCGATTTACCAGGAAATCATCGCCACAGCAGTTGGTCGCTCCGGTCCCGTCATCGAGATGTTTGAGATCGAGAGAAGCAGGGAAAAGCGTCTGGTAATTGCCTACCGCCAGGGATCTGCTATGGGCCTGTTCAGTGCTCTGTCAGATTTGTATCACTACTACCGCTTGACCAGCTCGCGTAAGTACCTGGAGAATTTCTCCAACGGGATCACTGTGATTTCGCTCTACCTGCGTCCCTCAGACGACTCCGAGATTTCGGCCAAGTTCCCTCCCATTGAGGCTGCTATCCACCAGATCATGAAAGAGGTCTCCCTTTTGTACTGTATCCCCCAGAATCGCTTCCAAGGCCACTTCGCCACTGGTCGTCTAAGTTTGCAGGAGACAATCTACGCTCACTGCGCCTGGGTGTTCGTACAACAGTTCCTCAACCGTCTGGGCTCAGAATACACGTCGTTGGCTGCTCTTTTGGATAGCAACAACAGTGTGCATGCAGAGTTGCTCTCAAAGATCAAGAAACGTCTGCGAACGGAGACGTTCACCGCTGATTACATCTTTGAGATTATCAACAAATACCCCGAGCTGATCCACAAGCTCTACCTTGATTTTGCCAACACCCACTACGTTCAGACCCGGGATTCTGGGGATGACTTCCTCCCTACCCTCAGCTACCTGCGTCTGCAGGTCGACGAGGTCCTCGACGGCGCCAAGCTGAAGCAGCTCATCCGTGGCACCGCCCTTAACGAGCACGACGAGATGGTTATGACCTCCTTCCGCGTGTTTAACTCCTCCATCCTCAAGACCAACTTCTTTACCACGACGAAGGTCGCTCTTAGCTTCCGCCTGAAGCCTGACTTCCTGCCAGAGCATGAGTATCCCCAGCCCCTCTACGGCATGTTCCTTGTCATCAGCTCTGAGTTCCGTGGCTTCCACCTACGGTTCCGTGACATCGCTCGTGGCGGTATCCGTATCGTCAAGAGTCGAAACAGCGAAGCATATAACATCAACGTTCGCTCGTTGTTCGATGAGAACTACAACTTGGCCAATACCCAACAGCGCAAAAACAAGGACATTCCCGAAGGCGGTGCCAAGGGTGTCATCCTCTTGGATGCTGATCACCAGGACAAGGCGCGGGTCGCCTTTGAGAAGTACATTGACAGTATTCTCGATCTGCTCCTGCCCCCGGTCAGCCCCGGTATCAAGGACCCGATCGTTGACCTGCACGGCAAGGACGAGATTCTCTTCATGGGTCCCGATGAGAACACCGCTGAGCTTGTCAACTGGGCCACCGAGCACGCTCGTGGCCGCGGCGCTCCCTGGTGGAAGTCATTCTTCACTGGCAAGAGCCCCAAGCTGGGCGGCATTCCCCACGACGCTTACGGTATGACAACCCTCTCGGTCCGCCAGTACGTGCTCGGAATTCAGCGCAAGCTGAACATCGATCCTGCCACACAGCTCAAGCTGCAGACTGGTGGTCCCGACGGCGATCTTGGATCCAACGAGATTCTTCTCTCCAACGAGAGGTACGGAGCCATTGTTGATGGATCCGGCGTGATCTACGATCCGAACGGTCTGAACCACGAAGAACTTCTTCGCCTGGCCAAGAAGCGCGCCATGATCGCAGAGTTTGATATGACCAAGCTGTCCCCCGAGGGCTACCGCGTCCTCGTCGACGAAAAGAACATCAAGCTCCCCAGCGGTGAGGTTGTCCACAACGGCATGATCTTCCGTAACACATACCACCTGCGCTCACAAGAGAAGTTCGACGTGTTCGTGCCCTGCGGTGGCCGCCCCGAGTCCATCGACCTGGCATCCGTCGGAAAGCTCATCAGGGACAACAAGTCTATCATCCCCTTCATCGTCGAAGGTGCCAACCTGTTCATCACCCAGGACGCCAAGCTGCGTCTCGAGAAGGCTGGCTGTATTTTGTACAAGGATGCCTCCGCCAACAAGGGTGGTGTGACCTCTTCCTCCCTGGAGGTGCTAGCCTCGTTGTCTTTCAACGACGAGGAGTTCGTCGAGAACATGTGCATCCGCGAGGACGGCACCGTCCCCGAGTTCTACAAGGCCTACGTCCGCGATGTGCAGGAGGTCATCGAGTCGAACGCCGCCCTCGAGTTCGAGGCCATCTGGCGCGAACACGAGCAGACTGGGGTACTTCGCAGTGTCCTCAGTGATCGTCTCAGCTTGGCCATCACTAAGCTTGACGAGGAACTCCAGATGACTGAGCTCTGGGATAATGTTGCGCTCCGTCGCTCTGTGCTTAGCGACGCTCTGCCGCGTCGTCTGTTGGAGAAGATCGGTCTTGAGACCATCTTGGAACGT GTCCCTGAGAACTACCTCCGTGCCATCTTTGGCAGCTACCTGGCCAGCCGCTTTGTGTACGAATACGGCAACCAGCCTAGCCAGTTTTCCTTCTTTGACTTCATGACCAAACGCATGGCTAAGCTTCACTCGTAA
- a CDS encoding Cytochrome P450: MDLLLLAPTQLLTILLSSTSTLLLITSLFHAGHRSSELPNGPPTVPLIGNELQVPKSDAQFQFARWAKEHGGGFTLKRYNNTTIVISDQKLIKTLLDKKSNLNLHRPASLVSHLITQSDHLLVMQYGERWRMLQLGATPPVDSFALLRNVLQWMLGNWRYWAVEVGDLMQSLYQAVYDQVKERRQWGVQRDSSMDREVQAQAYAHIDSIVGRDRSPAWSD; encoded by the exons ATGGATCTCCTGCTGCTTGCACCAACGCAGCTTCTAACAATACTGCTtagcagcaccagcaccTTGCTTCTCATCACATCTCTCTTCCATGCCGGACATCGATCCTCAGAGCTCCCGAACG GTCCTCCAACCGTTCCACTGATTGGAAACGAACTGCAGGTGCCAAAATCCGATGCACAATTTCA GTTTGCCCGGTGGGCTAAGGAACATGGCGGGGGTTTCACGCTGAAAAGATACAACAACACCACTATTGTCATCAGCGACCAAAAACTGATCAAGACCCTGTTGGACAAGAAGAGCAACCTTAATTTACATCGACCGGCGTCACTGGTATCCCACTTGATCACGCAGAGCGACCATCTCCTGGTCATGCAGTATGGCGAGCGATGGCGGATGCTAC AGCTTGGCGCTACTCCGCCTGTCGACTCATTTGCTCTGCTGCGTAATGTGCTCCAGTGGATGTTAGGGAACTGGCGATATTGGGCGGTCGAAGTGGGTGATCTAATGCAGTCACTTTACCAAGCCGTATATGATCAGGTCAAGGAGCGCCGACAGTGGGGCGTTCAGCGTGACTCTTCCATGGATCGGG AGGTCCAGGCCCA GGCATATGCACACATCGACTCCATTGTCGGCCGTGACCGCTCCCCAGCTTGGTCTGACTGA
- a CDS encoding Transcription factor TFIIIC, tau55-like protein — translation MDTLLDFESDGEYDYEYEYGTETESFYLNLDLTAHHGPVRPPRRRPKEAVSREDTQNPADYTSQGFPSEAYPPIESAETGNLPNERIQILDLHTSNPIISYYNQMFSCSWADQIGTELVFASPDAGTEPDPDNHFPQPLHRGPSYQLLAANSVKILGRKAHLAPSAGPGPAHGFTEGPSSAEPALESASSQGPEPLGAPRRPAVPSHQAQFLHRLQQIKNAKGESDTVRTVMSTRRNVNMVDRQQGWARTEAQLAEIERLNERALKGDLEAKATLELLIQELNPDETESESDSELTSDSDDLTS, via the exons ATGGATACACTACTTGACTTCGAATCCGATGGAGAATATGACTATGAATATGAATATGGTACAGAGACCGAG AGCTTTTATCTCAACCTGGACCTGACCGCTCACCATGGCCCAGTGCGCCCCCCACGCCGTCGTCCGAAGGAAGCAGTATCTCGGGAGGATACACAGAACCCTGCAGATTATACGAGCCAAGGATTTCCAAGCGAAGCTTATCCTCCGATCGAGAGCGCTGAGACAGGCAACCTCCCGAACGAACGAATCCAAATTCTCGACCTCCACACGAGCAACCCAATCATTTCTTACTACAACCAAATGTTTAGTTGCTCCTGGGCTGATCAAATTGGCACTGAACTAGTTTTTGCCAGTCCAGACGCAGGAACCGAACCCGACCCAGACAATCACTTCCCTCAACCTCTACACCGTGGACCCTCCTACCAGCTTCTTGCTGCCAACAGTGTGAAAATCCTCGGTCGGAAGGCACACCTCGCCCCCAGCGCTGGGCCAGGACCAGCCCACGGCTTTACCGAGGGACCCTCAAGCGCCGAACCTGCTCTAGAGTCCGCGTCTTCTCAGGGCCCCGAACCCCTCGGCGCACCCCGTCGTCCCGCTGTCCCGTCCCACCAAGCGCAGTTCCTCCACAGGTTGCAGCAGATCAAGAACGCCAAGGGAGAGTCTGATACCGTTCGCACGGTCATGAGTACACGTCGGAATGTGAATATGGTGGACAGACAGCAAGGCTGGGCTCGTACCGAGGCGCAGCTTGCTGAGATCGAGCGGCTGAATGAACGTGCTTTGAAAGGAGACTTGGAGGCCAAGGCAACTCTTGAGCTACTGATTCAAGAGCTCAATCCTGATGAGACAGAGTCTGAGTCTGATTCGGAGTTAACATCTGACAGCGATGATCTAACGTCATGA